Proteins encoded within one genomic window of Prosthecobacter fusiformis:
- a CDS encoding FmdB family zinc ribbon protein — protein MPTYEYECQTCGHQFETRQSMKDPHLTDCPVEACAGPVKRKIGLGSGLIFKGSGFYITDYRSDSYKAAAKKDSAASSTSSTPAAAPSTPAPPKPSGA, from the coding sequence ATGCCTACCTACGAATACGAATGCCAGACTTGTGGCCATCAATTCGAAACACGCCAGTCCATGAAGGACCCACATTTGACGGATTGCCCCGTCGAAGCATGCGCGGGTCCGGTGAAACGCAAAATCGGCCTCGGTTCCGGCCTGATTTTCAAAGGCAGTGGTTTTTACATCACCGACTACCGCAGTGACTCCTACAAGGCCGCCGCGAAAAAGGATTCCGCTGCCTCCAGTACTTCCAGCACCCCGGCAGCAGCCCCCAGCACCCCTGCCCCGCCGAAACCTTCAGGAGCGTAA
- a CDS encoding D-hexose-6-phosphate mutarotase — protein MSLPASIILSEAIPDYPVFVIQHPACTARIALHGAHVMEWAPSGHSPVLYLSPQALLEPGKPIRGGIPVCWPWFGPHPSDESKPMHGFARTRPWKLMEASESEEGVKMSFVLCSDPSTHELWPHEFEAHVTVILGAKLDVSLQTINKSGTELLVADALHTYLTVGDIGQVTVKGLADAEYLDTVGERTMRHQTGDITFDREVDRQYVSTGTVKVEDPALGRTLSIEKAGSQTTVVWNPWIEKSKRLGDLPDEAYLQFLCVEAANAGEAVVRIAPGAANTLQTVISL, from the coding sequence ATGTCGCTCCCTGCCTCCATCATCCTTTCGGAAGCTATTCCGGATTATCCGGTCTTTGTGATTCAACACCCCGCCTGTACGGCCCGTATCGCCCTCCATGGTGCGCACGTGATGGAGTGGGCACCGTCCGGTCATTCCCCGGTGCTTTACCTCAGCCCACAGGCCTTGTTGGAGCCGGGAAAACCCATCCGTGGGGGCATTCCGGTCTGCTGGCCTTGGTTCGGCCCGCATCCTTCCGATGAGAGCAAGCCAATGCATGGCTTTGCGCGCACGCGTCCCTGGAAGCTGATGGAAGCCAGCGAATCTGAGGAAGGGGTGAAGATGTCCTTTGTCCTTTGCAGCGATCCGAGCACGCATGAACTCTGGCCGCATGAATTCGAAGCTCATGTGACCGTGATTCTGGGAGCCAAGCTGGATGTTTCTCTTCAAACCATCAACAAAAGCGGAACGGAGCTTCTGGTGGCGGACGCGTTGCATACTTACCTCACGGTGGGAGATATCGGCCAAGTGACCGTGAAGGGACTCGCAGACGCGGAGTACCTGGACACCGTCGGTGAGCGGACGATGCGGCATCAGACGGGGGACATCACATTTGACCGTGAAGTGGACCGCCAATACGTCAGCACAGGCACTGTGAAGGTGGAAGACCCTGCACTGGGCCGTACGCTGAGCATCGAAAAAGCTGGGAGTCAGACGACGGTGGTGTGGAATCCCTGGATCGAAAAATCCAAACGGTTAGGGGACCTGCCAGATGAGGCCTACCTTCAGTTTCTTTGTGTCGAAGCCGCAAATGCTGGTGAGGCGGTTGTTCGCATTGCACCCGGTGCCGCAAATACGCTCCAGACCGTGATCAGTCTTTGA
- a CDS encoding DUF4303 domain-containing protein has protein sequence MQIEPAHFSDQVYAALKAAFSELLQANPDQSFYAFALFTDDSLQFLHAVANSEEGLTSTVKHYRKTVDPKYGTTSTRSGMRWSYGDWSFFPEVGAAHFGEINEALRANFDNDEETFNQVTESLWPAILKAFQRLEDEHFFDAGPARTKITLLPVGDLPSELIDHWVLTLNPPDVAHRFIHWDTEAMDDTSV, from the coding sequence ATGCAAATCGAGCCTGCTCACTTTTCCGACCAAGTCTATGCTGCCCTGAAGGCAGCCTTTTCTGAACTCCTGCAAGCCAATCCGGACCAGAGCTTTTACGCGTTTGCCCTGTTCACCGACGATTCACTTCAGTTCCTGCACGCCGTTGCCAATAGCGAGGAGGGACTGACCTCGACGGTCAAGCACTATAGAAAGACCGTGGATCCGAAATACGGGACCACCTCCACCCGGTCCGGAATGCGCTGGTCTTATGGCGACTGGAGCTTCTTTCCTGAAGTCGGCGCAGCACATTTTGGGGAAATCAATGAGGCCCTTCGTGCAAACTTTGACAATGATGAGGAGACCTTTAACCAGGTGACAGAGTCGCTTTGGCCCGCGATTCTGAAAGCTTTTCAGCGGTTGGAAGACGAACACTTTTTCGATGCAGGCCCCGCGCGAACCAAGATCACGTTGCTGCCAGTCGGCGACCTTCCGTCTGAATTGATAGACCACTGGGTACTGACCCTGAACCCCCCGGACGTTGCACACCGCTTCATTCATTGGGACACTGAGGCCATGGATGATACGTCCGTGTGA
- a CDS encoding DEAD/DEAH box helicase yields MLQPVLTPDGLLLTEGEAVTGEERQILALSREGPGALLIGLGTGLLLAEVEMPWRWLRSWAQLFLTRLCQTKDVRMMPVPEVEQRRGMMAKVPPFPGVESLSPEMLEQWWLGMAGYVAQKMAGHAGGLEGWLKEANPAWHVVGRVTFHLAENKTDPQRPFAFLATFTEKLSASGQVQHLPLARALQMYSGQKDQAAMQALLEPVRTAAAQSALLREWLETRRLFQPLALDPQEAYRWLRDSHLFQESGIVVKLPNWWREGKGTRPTVQVTIDAPQEGGGLHAGGMLSFRVDKALQGSPLTEAEWEKLLSAETGLVSLRGQWVEVQGAKLQQVIEHWTRVQNAVGEGLIGFLDGMRLLARYVPKATAEEAADAETLYDWSDIVAGKGLAEVLEKMLDPAQVEPPANLRATLRPYQQKGLAWLHFMTRLGLGACLADDMGLGKTLQVIALLLLRQGQVKEPALLVVPASLVGNWQGEVAKFAPDLKLRVAHPSVMERQDLDRLVRSPAAMLKGCDVMLTTYTFLQRTESWQMHPWSLVILDEAQAIKNPASGSTQAVKRLQAPCRIALTGTPIENRPGDLWSLFDFLNPGLLGPASVFAQVVKQCATGRDGYAPLRRLVQPYILRRMKTDKSVITDLPEKTEVKAWCGLTKRQTTIYAKLVDQMAKLMADATMDPIRRQGLVLSFLIQFKQVCNHPSHWNGDGVWGGEDSGKFNRLAEICSQIAERRERVLVFTQFQETCDPLARFLARVFGREGLVLHGGTPVKKRPQLVDAFQQPDGPPFMVISVKAGGTGLTLTAASHVIHFDRWWNPAIENQATDRAFRIGQKKNVLVHKFICQGTIEQRIDALLEKKTALSDALLSQEGSAESLLTEMSTEELLHFVSLDVNAALG; encoded by the coding sequence ATGCTGCAACCAGTGCTGACTCCAGATGGTCTTCTCCTCACGGAGGGGGAGGCGGTGACTGGGGAGGAGAGGCAGATTTTGGCGCTGAGCCGGGAAGGGCCGGGGGCGCTTTTGATTGGGCTGGGGACGGGGCTTTTGCTGGCGGAAGTGGAGATGCCCTGGCGGTGGCTACGCAGTTGGGCCCAGCTTTTTCTGACTCGACTCTGCCAGACGAAGGATGTCCGGATGATGCCGGTGCCGGAGGTGGAGCAGCGGCGGGGAATGATGGCCAAGGTGCCGCCTTTTCCTGGCGTGGAGTCTCTTTCGCCTGAGATGCTGGAGCAGTGGTGGCTGGGGATGGCGGGGTATGTGGCGCAAAAGATGGCGGGGCATGCTGGGGGGCTGGAAGGTTGGCTGAAGGAGGCGAATCCGGCATGGCATGTGGTGGGGCGGGTGACGTTTCACCTGGCGGAAAACAAGACGGACCCGCAGAGGCCTTTTGCGTTTTTGGCGACTTTTACGGAGAAGCTGAGCGCCAGTGGTCAGGTGCAGCATCTCCCTTTGGCGCGGGCTTTGCAGATGTATTCCGGGCAGAAGGACCAGGCGGCGATGCAGGCGCTGCTGGAGCCGGTGCGCACGGCGGCGGCGCAGAGTGCGCTGCTGAGGGAGTGGCTGGAAACGCGGCGGCTGTTTCAACCACTGGCGCTGGATCCTCAGGAGGCCTACCGCTGGCTGCGTGACAGCCATCTTTTCCAGGAAAGTGGCATCGTGGTGAAGCTGCCTAACTGGTGGCGTGAGGGGAAGGGGACGCGACCGACGGTGCAGGTGACCATTGATGCTCCGCAAGAGGGCGGCGGGCTGCATGCGGGGGGAATGCTTTCTTTCCGAGTGGATAAGGCGCTGCAGGGCAGTCCGCTGACGGAGGCGGAATGGGAAAAGCTGCTGAGTGCTGAAACGGGTCTGGTTTCACTGCGCGGTCAGTGGGTGGAGGTGCAGGGGGCGAAGCTGCAGCAGGTGATCGAGCATTGGACGCGGGTGCAGAATGCGGTGGGGGAGGGGCTGATCGGCTTTCTGGATGGGATGCGGCTGCTGGCGCGGTATGTGCCGAAGGCCACGGCTGAGGAGGCTGCCGATGCGGAGACGCTCTATGATTGGTCGGACATCGTGGCGGGGAAGGGCCTGGCGGAGGTGCTGGAAAAGATGCTGGATCCTGCCCAGGTGGAGCCTCCGGCGAACCTGCGTGCGACGCTGCGGCCGTATCAGCAGAAAGGTCTGGCTTGGCTGCATTTCATGACACGCTTGGGGTTAGGGGCGTGTCTGGCGGATGACATGGGCCTGGGTAAAACATTGCAGGTGATCGCGCTGCTGCTGTTGCGACAAGGGCAGGTGAAGGAACCGGCTTTGCTGGTGGTGCCTGCATCGCTGGTGGGAAACTGGCAGGGAGAAGTCGCGAAATTTGCGCCGGATTTGAAACTGCGGGTGGCGCATCCGTCGGTGATGGAGCGTCAAGATCTGGACCGTCTGGTGAGGTCTCCTGCGGCTATGCTCAAAGGCTGCGATGTGATGCTGACCACCTATACTTTTTTACAGCGAACAGAGAGCTGGCAGATGCATCCCTGGAGCCTCGTTATTTTGGATGAGGCCCAGGCCATCAAGAATCCTGCGAGTGGCAGCACGCAGGCGGTGAAACGTCTGCAGGCTCCATGCCGCATCGCGCTCACGGGCACGCCGATCGAGAATCGGCCAGGGGATCTTTGGAGTCTCTTCGATTTCCTCAATCCGGGATTGTTAGGCCCGGCTTCCGTTTTTGCCCAGGTGGTGAAACAGTGCGCCACAGGCCGTGACGGATACGCTCCGCTGCGTCGTCTGGTGCAGCCGTACATCCTGCGGCGAATGAAGACGGACAAATCCGTCATCACTGACTTGCCGGAAAAGACGGAGGTGAAGGCTTGGTGTGGCCTAACCAAAAGGCAGACCACTATTTATGCGAAGCTGGTGGACCAGATGGCCAAACTGATGGCGGATGCCACGATGGATCCCATCCGCCGACAAGGGTTGGTGCTCAGTTTCCTGATTCAGTTTAAACAGGTCTGCAATCATCCCAGTCACTGGAATGGTGACGGGGTCTGGGGAGGGGAGGACAGCGGCAAATTTAATCGGCTGGCGGAAATTTGCAGCCAGATCGCGGAGCGTCGGGAGCGGGTGCTGGTGTTCACTCAGTTTCAGGAAACCTGTGATCCGCTGGCCCGTTTCCTGGCGCGGGTGTTTGGCCGGGAAGGGTTGGTTTTACATGGAGGTACGCCCGTGAAAAAGCGTCCTCAATTGGTGGACGCCTTTCAGCAGCCGGATGGACCGCCGTTCATGGTCATCAGTGTCAAGGCCGGGGGCACGGGACTCACGCTCACGGCGGCGAGCCATGTCATTCACTTCGACCGCTGGTGGAATCCGGCGATTGAAAACCAAGCCACAGACCGTGCCTTCCGCATCGGCCAGAAGAAGAATGTGCTGGTGCACAAGTTCATCTGCCAGGGCACCATTGAACAGCGCATTGATGCCCTCCTGGAAAAGAAGACCGCCCTTTCAGACGCGCTGCTTTCCCAAGAGGGCAGTGCAGAGTCCCTTCTCACCGAAATGAGCACGGAGGAACTGCTGCACTTTGTTTCGCTGGATGTGAACGCGGCGCTGGGTTAG
- the mtnP gene encoding S-methyl-5'-thioadenosine phosphorylase, giving the protein MSDPFTPAIGIIGGSGLYDFDGFEGCREIEVITPYGTPSDKIVSGTFAGRRVYFLPRHAKGHRILPTELNHRANIWAMRSLNVRWIIAVTAVGSLKEEYKPRDVLLPDQFYDRTSRREHHTFFGRGLVAHVAFADPISAGLRNLLAQEARAAGATVHNGGTYVNMDGPAFSTRAESNANRQLGFDVIGMTNLPEAKLAREAEISLATLAMITDYDCWKTDEAHVTADAVMAHVSANAAMAKAIIAKVIPRIPLEPKWPEHRALDGAIMTDRKLWPEKIVQSLKPLLQRFI; this is encoded by the coding sequence ATGTCAGATCCCTTTACCCCAGCAATCGGCATCATTGGCGGCTCCGGCCTATATGATTTCGATGGGTTCGAAGGATGCCGGGAAATCGAGGTCATTACTCCCTACGGCACCCCTTCGGACAAAATCGTCAGCGGCACCTTTGCTGGTCGCCGGGTCTATTTCCTGCCGCGCCATGCCAAAGGCCACCGCATACTCCCGACGGAGCTCAACCACCGGGCGAACATCTGGGCCATGCGCTCCCTGAATGTGCGCTGGATCATCGCTGTGACGGCCGTGGGCAGTCTCAAGGAGGAGTATAAACCCCGTGACGTGCTGCTGCCGGACCAGTTTTATGATCGTACCAGCCGCCGCGAGCACCATACTTTTTTTGGTCGTGGGTTGGTTGCACATGTGGCTTTTGCGGATCCCATCAGCGCGGGTTTACGCAATCTGCTGGCCCAGGAGGCGCGGGCAGCTGGTGCCACGGTGCACAATGGCGGCACGTATGTGAACATGGATGGGCCGGCTTTTTCTACTCGGGCAGAGTCCAATGCCAACCGGCAGCTCGGCTTCGATGTCATCGGCATGACCAACCTGCCGGAAGCCAAGCTGGCCCGCGAGGCTGAGATCTCTCTGGCCACCCTGGCCATGATCACTGACTACGACTGCTGGAAAACGGATGAAGCTCATGTCACTGCCGATGCGGTGATGGCCCATGTCTCCGCCAATGCGGCGATGGCCAAGGCAATCATTGCGAAAGTCATCCCACGTATTCCCCTGGAACCTAAATGGCCCGAGCATCGGGCACTGGATGGTGCCATCATGACTGACCGCAAGCTGTGGCCAGAGAAAATCGTCCAAAGCCTGAAGCCGCTTCTTCAACGTTTCATTTAA
- a CDS encoding DUF3592 domain-containing protein has product MIQKSTQAKIVAVVLVIAGPLIAYQGYQDGQRLDKIEKEGITVDGNINGGESKRSGKRSRSYNFNATFTPQGGSPVTKDFQVTSSFFSSRTSEDSITDPAIQVRYLAADVENSAIIVGGSKDMKINVKIGIGTLVVGLGIFLYFLIRKSSVAG; this is encoded by the coding sequence ATGATTCAGAAATCCACCCAGGCCAAAATCGTTGCCGTTGTCCTTGTCATCGCGGGTCCCCTCATTGCCTATCAGGGTTACCAGGACGGTCAACGCCTGGATAAAATCGAAAAAGAAGGCATCACGGTGGATGGAAACATCAACGGCGGTGAGTCGAAGCGCTCTGGCAAACGTTCCCGCAGTTATAATTTCAACGCCACCTTCACTCCTCAGGGCGGTTCTCCGGTGACAAAAGATTTCCAGGTCACCTCCAGTTTCTTTTCTTCACGCACCAGCGAGGACTCCATCACAGATCCTGCCATCCAGGTCCGCTACCTCGCCGCTGATGTTGAGAATAGCGCCATCATCGTCGGTGGCTCCAAGGACATGAAGATCAATGTGAAGATCGGCATCGGTACCTTGGTCGTCGGCCTCGGCATCTTCCTTTATTTCCTCATTCGCAAAAGCTCGGTGGCAGGCTAA
- a CDS encoding TIR domain-containing protein, translating to MKKDEIIEELKTLKARLRGEVVNAYKERGAAFGDERFNAWRRKLTSFLSDHLPREVSVLNEKLTHNVFSINPHDSDVTAFWNLDGENMNSYLESLILDIQNDEHDFREMPVEPEPDKKKIKDTSKVFIVHGHDGEAKERTARFIEKLGFAAIILHEQPNQGRTIIEKIEEFSNVGFGIVLYTPDDLGNVKTEASIGNLRPRARQNVVFEHGYLMAKIGRNNVAALVTADIELPNDISGVVYISDKDWQVDIAKEMKASGYAIDFNVILQ from the coding sequence ATGAAAAAAGACGAAATAATCGAAGAACTTAAAACTCTTAAAGCCCGGCTTCGCGGCGAAGTGGTCAACGCCTACAAGGAACGGGGGGCTGCGTTTGGTGACGAACGCTTTAATGCTTGGCGAAGAAAATTAACCTCATTTTTGTCTGATCATCTTCCTCGCGAGGTTTCAGTTCTCAATGAGAAGCTGACGCACAATGTTTTTTCGATTAATCCTCATGATTCCGATGTTACGGCATTTTGGAACTTGGACGGCGAGAATATGAACTCTTATCTGGAATCACTGATCTTGGATATTCAAAACGATGAGCATGATTTTCGAGAAATGCCCGTTGAACCGGAACCAGACAAGAAGAAAATAAAAGACACTTCCAAAGTCTTTATTGTTCATGGACATGACGGAGAGGCCAAAGAACGGACGGCGCGCTTCATCGAGAAGTTGGGCTTTGCCGCAATCATTCTTCATGAACAGCCCAACCAGGGGCGAACTATCATAGAAAAGATTGAAGAGTTCTCAAATGTAGGGTTTGGAATCGTACTTTACACACCAGATGATTTAGGAAATGTCAAAACTGAAGCGAGCATTGGTAACCTCCGGCCTCGTGCGCGACAAAATGTTGTATTCGAGCACGGCTATTTAATGGCGAAGATTGGTAGAAATAACGTGGCAGCTTTAGTAACAGCGGACATCGAGCTGCCAAATGATATCAGTGGAGTTGTTTACATTTCAGATAAAGATTGGCAGGTGGACATAGCGAAAGAGATGAAAGCTTCCGGTTACGCAATTGACTTTAATGTAATATTACAATAA
- a CDS encoding 8-oxo-dGTP diphosphatase: MTPDWTHWQPGIRATLMFIVDEAREQVLLIRKKRGLGAGKINGPGGKMDPGETSIECAIRETQEELGVTALNPVKHGELWFQFVDGLALHVDVYRATEWQGEAIETPEAVPLWTSLHALPFEEMWADDRFWLAELLIEKKDFIGRFLFDDDSMLTNEIEWP; this comes from the coding sequence ATGACCCCTGACTGGACCCACTGGCAACCTGGCATCCGCGCCACCCTCATGTTCATCGTGGATGAGGCCAGGGAACAAGTGCTCCTCATTCGCAAAAAGAGGGGTCTGGGCGCAGGTAAAATCAATGGGCCAGGGGGAAAAATGGATCCTGGGGAAACTTCCATTGAGTGCGCCATCCGGGAAACCCAGGAGGAACTCGGCGTTACGGCCCTCAATCCCGTCAAGCACGGGGAACTATGGTTCCAGTTTGTGGACGGGCTGGCCCTCCATGTGGATGTTTACCGGGCCACGGAATGGCAAGGGGAGGCCATTGAGACACCGGAGGCGGTGCCGCTGTGGACGTCACTCCATGCGCTGCCTTTTGAGGAAATGTGGGCGGATGACCGCTTTTGGCTCGCGGAACTGCTCATCGAAAAGAAGGACTTCATCGGCAGATTTCTCTTCGATGATGATTCGATGCTGACGAATGAAATCGAATGGCCCTGA
- a CDS encoding YceH family protein, producing the protein METTATPPQLTPVEARILGCLVEKEITLPDYYPLTLNSLVSACNQSTNRDPVMSLDESTVQRALENLKTRGWVFQVTVAGARVQKFRHNLKGKLPRLEKPATALLAVLMLRGAQTVGELRQRTDRLQTFPDLESVEAELTGLISYPEGPVVACLPAGPGRRVALYAQLLTGEPGGIAPQEEIIVPAAPASPPSTEDQEWKERMEIEIQLLKSQMARLKASLGVED; encoded by the coding sequence ATGGAAACAACCGCCACTCCTCCCCAACTCACGCCTGTCGAGGCTCGCATCCTCGGCTGTCTGGTCGAAAAAGAGATCACGCTCCCGGATTATTACCCGCTGACCCTTAATTCCCTGGTTTCAGCCTGCAATCAGTCCACCAACCGGGATCCGGTGATGAGCCTGGATGAATCCACGGTACAGCGTGCGCTGGAAAACCTGAAAACCCGTGGGTGGGTCTTCCAGGTGACTGTGGCAGGGGCGCGGGTGCAAAAATTCCGACATAACTTGAAGGGCAAGCTGCCCCGGCTGGAGAAGCCCGCCACCGCCCTCCTGGCCGTGCTGATGCTGCGCGGAGCCCAGACGGTGGGTGAATTGCGCCAGCGCACGGACCGCTTGCAGACTTTTCCAGACCTGGAAAGTGTGGAGGCGGAGCTAACAGGCCTCATCAGTTATCCAGAGGGTCCGGTGGTAGCCTGCCTGCCAGCGGGGCCTGGCCGCCGGGTAGCATTGTATGCTCAGCTCTTAACAGGTGAACCTGGAGGGATCGCACCGCAGGAGGAGATCATCGTTCCGGCTGCTCCGGCGTCCCCACCCTCGACTGAGGATCAGGAGTGGAAAGAACGCATGGAAATTGAAATCCAGCTTCTGAAATCCCAGATGGCCCGTTTGAAGGCCAGTCTAGGTGTAGAAGATTGA
- a CDS encoding DUF6348 family protein, producing the protein MNTKASQFAHAFCEVLNDLMPGWSVFDEAIFGPDDAVIRFSEQHKVDSDGHVDVAFSFQDSDPSGLILWDCVSGFGESTADCASSAAQLWGGTSAAALLELKYSRSGQFADHLHGHEEGGMTGWHCICSPIMGYGLGESGNALQDWWLSRQTVLPAISTSLSDLQDGVPHAIKIFFGGLNIAEVRVDGEIHERASSTLLSLDWPRIEPFGFLRVFVIALHRE; encoded by the coding sequence ATGAATACGAAAGCCAGCCAGTTCGCTCATGCGTTTTGCGAGGTGTTAAACGATTTGATGCCCGGCTGGTCGGTCTTTGACGAAGCTATTTTCGGCCCTGATGATGCGGTGATTCGCTTTTCCGAACAACACAAAGTTGATTCCGATGGCCATGTAGATGTCGCTTTTAGCTTCCAGGATTCCGATCCTAGCGGCTTGATACTCTGGGATTGCGTGAGTGGCTTTGGTGAGAGCACCGCAGATTGCGCATCTTCAGCAGCCCAACTCTGGGGAGGCACGAGCGCCGCAGCGCTACTGGAACTTAAGTACTCCCGAAGCGGTCAGTTTGCTGACCACTTGCACGGCCATGAAGAAGGGGGGATGACGGGGTGGCATTGCATATGCAGCCCAATCATGGGTTACGGTCTCGGGGAAAGTGGAAATGCACTTCAGGATTGGTGGCTATCGCGACAGACCGTTTTACCCGCCATTTCGACATCCCTCTCTGATCTGCAAGATGGAGTTCCTCACGCCATCAAGATTTTCTTTGGTGGACTCAATATCGCCGAAGTCCGGGTGGACGGAGAAATACATGAGCGCGCGTCCTCCACTCTTCTATCCCTCGATTGGCCACGGATTGAACCTTTCGGATTCCTCCGAGTTTTTGTCATCGCACTCCACCGAGAATGA
- a CDS encoding DUF2721 domain-containing protein translates to MTLSEIPISTPSLLFPAISLLMLAYTNRFLALATIIRNLHASWRENHDPLLEAQISNLRRRIVLIRNMQTAGVVSLIACTISMVFLFFSHQLGGQVFFFISLIFMIVSLSLTLNEVVISGRALDMQLSDMEPKA, encoded by the coding sequence ATGACGCTGTCCGAGATCCCTATTTCCACCCCGTCGCTTCTGTTTCCGGCCATTTCGCTGCTCATGCTGGCCTATACCAACCGCTTCCTGGCCCTGGCGACCATCATCCGCAATCTCCACGCTTCCTGGCGTGAGAACCACGACCCTCTGCTGGAAGCCCAGATCAGCAATCTGCGCCGTCGCATCGTCCTCATCCGCAACATGCAGACCGCTGGCGTCGTCAGCCTCATCGCCTGCACCATCAGCATGGTGTTCCTGTTTTTTAGCCATCAGCTTGGCGGACAGGTGTTCTTCTTCATCAGCCTGATTTTCATGATTGTCTCCCTCAGTCTCACTTTAAACGAAGTGGTCATTTCTGGACGGGCGTTGGATATGCAGTTGAGTGATATGGAGCCAAAGGCGTGA
- a CDS encoding DUF2200 domain-containing protein — protein sequence MPTKHRIFTTPFADVYPHYIAKAEKKGRTQAEVDAIIRWLTGYTQQDLEAQLENQTDFETFFQQAPKMHPSRTLIKGTICGIRVEDIQDPTMQEIRYLDKLVDELAKGKPMDKILRA from the coding sequence ATGCCCACCAAACACCGCATCTTCACCACCCCCTTCGCGGACGTCTATCCCCACTACATCGCCAAGGCGGAAAAGAAGGGCCGCACCCAAGCCGAGGTGGATGCCATCATCCGCTGGCTAACGGGCTACACCCAGCAGGATCTAGAAGCCCAGTTGGAAAACCAGACCGACTTTGAAACCTTCTTCCAGCAAGCCCCCAAGATGCATCCTTCCCGGACCCTGATCAAAGGCACCATCTGCGGCATCCGCGTGGAAGACATCCAAGACCCCACCATGCAAGAAATCCGTTACCTGGACAAACTCGTCGATGAACTCGCCAAGGGAAAACCCATGGACAAGATTTTGCGCGCCTGA
- a CDS encoding argininosuccinate synthase, with translation MKKKIVLAYSGGLDTSVLLSWIKETYDAEVIAFCANIGQDDELKGLNAKAKKTGALKIYVDDLQEEFAKDFIFPMMQAGAIYEGQYFLGTSIARPLIAKRMVEIAKLEGASAIGHGATGKGNDQVRFELTTAALAPDLEIIAPWRDERFRTQFPGRAEMIAYCEEKNIPIQASAKKPFSMDRNLLHISYEAGILEDPWFNAGDVKYRDYFTTLSVFPEDAPDKSEYVVLDFDKGNCVAVNSKPMNPLQVMKALNKLGGKHGVGRVDMVENRFVGMKSRGVYETPGGAILHFAHRQIESLTMDREVMHLRDSLIPEYAKLVYNGFWYAPERLALQALVTESQKNVSGTVRVKLYKGGIHAAGRQSQFSMYNPHIATMEADPTKAYNQDDATGFIRLNGLRLRVNSQVNGAANIGG, from the coding sequence ATGAAAAAGAAAATCGTCCTCGCTTATTCCGGCGGCCTCGACACCTCCGTCCTGCTCTCCTGGATCAAAGAAACCTATGATGCCGAAGTCATCGCCTTCTGCGCCAACATCGGTCAGGACGACGAGCTCAAAGGCCTCAACGCCAAAGCCAAAAAAACCGGCGCTCTCAAAATCTATGTGGACGACCTCCAGGAGGAGTTCGCCAAAGACTTCATCTTCCCCATGATGCAGGCCGGGGCCATCTATGAAGGCCAGTACTTCCTCGGCACCTCCATCGCCCGCCCCCTCATCGCCAAGCGCATGGTCGAGATCGCCAAGCTCGAAGGTGCCTCCGCCATCGGCCACGGTGCCACCGGCAAAGGCAACGACCAGGTCCGCTTCGAGCTCACCACCGCCGCCCTCGCCCCGGATCTCGAAATCATCGCGCCTTGGCGTGACGAGCGTTTCCGCACCCAGTTCCCTGGCCGTGCCGAAATGATCGCCTACTGCGAAGAGAAAAACATCCCCATCCAGGCCAGCGCCAAAAAGCCCTTCTCCATGGACCGCAACCTCCTGCACATCAGCTATGAGGCCGGCATCCTAGAGGACCCCTGGTTCAACGCCGGCGACGTCAAATACCGCGACTACTTCACCACCCTCTCCGTCTTCCCTGAAGACGCCCCGGACAAATCCGAATACGTCGTGCTCGACTTCGACAAAGGCAATTGCGTCGCCGTCAACAGCAAACCCATGAACCCCCTCCAGGTCATGAAAGCCCTGAACAAACTCGGCGGCAAGCACGGCGTCGGCCGCGTGGACATGGTGGAAAACCGCTTCGTCGGCATGAAGAGCCGCGGCGTCTATGAGACCCCCGGCGGAGCCATCCTCCACTTCGCCCATCGCCAGATCGAGTCCCTCACCATGGACCGCGAAGTCATGCACCTCCGCGACAGCCTCATCCCCGAGTACGCCAAGCTCGTGTACAACGGCTTCTGGTACGCCCCCGAGCGCCTCGCCCTCCAGGCCCTCGTCACCGAGAGCCAAAAGAACGTCTCCGGCACCGTCCGTGTGAAGCTGTACAAAGGCGGCATCCACGCCGCCGGCCGCCAGAGCCAGTTCAGCATGTACAACCCCCACATCGCCACCATGGAAGCCGACCCAACGAAAGCCTACAACCAAGACGACGCCACCGGCTTCATCCGCCTCAACGGCCTCCGTCTGCGCGTGAATTCGCAGGTCAATGGTGCAGCGAACATCGGCGGTTAA